The following coding sequences lie in one Alloacidobacterium dinghuense genomic window:
- the egtD gene encoding L-histidine N(alpha)-methyltransferase has product MHVLSACPNLPEAAHTPLGSEVYRGLTARPKTLSPWLFYDARGSELFEQITELPEYYPTRTERSILSAHADQIVAAAAGCEELTMIELGAGTATKTGLLLKAAVRRQSEVTYHAIDVSGTALDEAKRRIEAELEGVAVVPRVGDYTQGLGQINADGQRRMVLYIGSSIGNFEPEDAVQLLRDIRKELRAGEKLLLGVDMVKDREILLKAYDDAAHVTAAFNKNALERINSELDADFNLNLFRHRARWNEECSRIEMHLESLIAQSVSIPALELEVKLQRGETIHTENSYKFRDEGVIGLLERADFHLSDHWTDEREWFGVYLATAW; this is encoded by the coding sequence ATGCATGTTCTCTCTGCTTGCCCAAATTTGCCGGAGGCTGCACATACCCCGCTTGGTTCTGAAGTGTATCGGGGGCTGACGGCTCGACCGAAAACGCTGAGCCCGTGGCTGTTCTATGACGCCCGGGGGTCGGAACTCTTCGAGCAGATTACAGAGTTGCCGGAATACTATCCGACGCGTACAGAGAGATCCATTCTAAGCGCACATGCGGATCAGATTGTTGCCGCCGCCGCCGGTTGCGAAGAGCTGACGATGATCGAGCTGGGCGCGGGCACGGCGACGAAGACGGGATTGCTGCTGAAGGCGGCGGTGCGGCGCCAGTCCGAGGTAACGTATCACGCGATTGACGTCTCGGGCACGGCTCTGGATGAGGCGAAGAGGCGGATTGAGGCGGAACTGGAGGGTGTGGCGGTCGTTCCGCGCGTGGGCGATTACACCCAGGGACTGGGGCAGATCAATGCCGATGGGCAGCGGCGCATGGTGTTGTATATCGGGTCGAGCATCGGGAACTTTGAGCCTGAAGACGCAGTGCAGCTGTTGCGCGATATTCGTAAAGAGCTGAGGGCGGGCGAGAAGTTGCTGCTGGGCGTGGATATGGTGAAGGATCGCGAGATCCTTTTGAAGGCTTACGATGATGCCGCTCACGTAACTGCGGCCTTCAACAAGAATGCGCTGGAGCGGATCAATAGCGAGCTGGACGCGGATTTCAATTTGAATCTGTTTCGTCATCGAGCGCGGTGGAATGAAGAGTGTTCGCGCATCGAGATGCACTTGGAGAGCTTGATTGCGCAGAGCGTCTCGATTCCTGCGCTGGAGCTTGAGGTGAAGCTGCAAAGGGGCGAGACGATTCACACCGAAAACAGTTACAAGTTCCGCGATGAGGGCGTGATCGGGCTACTGGAGCGCGCGGACTTTCATCTCAGCGATCACTGGACAGATGAGCGCGAATGGTTTGGCGTCTATCTGGCCACTGCGTGGTAG
- a CDS encoding mechanosensitive ion channel family protein: protein MLLTIYNTLSAHRRDWAIGITLLCLAILLSFFAHDIFFRLLARFRPKYQAERPLFATATQRLRRPARWIVILTAIGFSLPWIPIPPNYTDLAHKALGILWFLALGWFMISAVYMVEDLLLRRYDVGASDNLRARRVRTQMQFMRRISIFLLLLIDAGLILSLFHDSKIWHYGAGLLASAGLASLVLATAAKSTASNLLAGLQIAFTEPIRIDDVVVVQGQFGRVEEITTGYVVIAVWDQRKLIVPLSYFIENSFENWTRNSSDLIGTSFLYVDYSIPVEALRQEFTRILESSTQWDRRINALQVTNLSEHTMEIRCLMSARNSGQTFDLRCIVREKMIDFIQKNYPDAFPRTRFSAISQPESGNSFPSTQPQS, encoded by the coding sequence ATGCTTTTGACGATTTACAATACGCTTTCTGCCCACCGGCGGGACTGGGCAATCGGTATCACCCTCCTCTGTCTCGCCATCCTGTTAAGCTTCTTCGCGCACGACATCTTCTTTCGTCTGCTGGCGCGCTTCCGGCCAAAATATCAGGCGGAGCGGCCGCTCTTTGCCACCGCAACCCAGAGATTGCGGCGCCCCGCGCGCTGGATCGTCATCCTCACCGCCATCGGCTTTTCGCTCCCGTGGATTCCCATCCCACCCAACTACACGGACCTGGCGCACAAAGCACTTGGCATCTTGTGGTTCCTTGCCCTCGGCTGGTTCATGATCTCCGCCGTCTATATGGTCGAAGATCTTCTGCTGCGCCGCTATGATGTCGGAGCCAGCGACAATCTCAGAGCACGGCGCGTACGCACGCAGATGCAGTTCATGCGGCGTATCTCAATTTTCCTGCTGCTCTTGATCGACGCCGGCCTGATCCTCTCACTCTTCCATGACTCCAAAATCTGGCACTACGGCGCGGGATTGCTCGCGTCTGCCGGACTGGCCAGCCTCGTTCTCGCCACAGCCGCAAAATCCACCGCCTCGAATCTGCTCGCCGGACTTCAGATTGCGTTCACTGAGCCAATCCGTATCGACGACGTTGTCGTTGTGCAGGGTCAGTTTGGGAGAGTCGAAGAAATCACCACCGGATACGTGGTGATCGCCGTCTGGGACCAAAGAAAACTGATCGTCCCGCTCAGCTATTTCATTGAGAATTCATTCGAGAACTGGACCCGGAATAGTTCCGATCTGATCGGCACGTCATTCCTCTACGTGGATTATTCGATCCCCGTCGAGGCCCTGCGTCAGGAATTCACGCGCATCCTCGAATCGTCTACGCAGTGGGATCGCCGCATCAACGCGCTACAGGTCACCAATCTCTCCGAACACACCATGGAAATCCGTTGCCTGATGAGCGCGCGCAATTCCGGCCAGACATTTGACCTTCGCTGCATCGTGCGCGAAAAGATGATCGACTTCATCCAGAAAAACTACCCGGACGCCTTCCCGCGCACTCGTTTCAGTGCCATATCGCAGCCGGAAAGCGGGAACTCATTCCCCTCAACGCAGCCTCAATCCTGA
- the egtB gene encoding ergothioneine biosynthesis protein EgtB, with protein MSSLATPAVASSLAQQFCNVRRQTELLCAPLTAEDMMVQSCAEASPAKWHLAHTTWFFETFILRELDPDYRPFHPDFLWLFNSYYNAVSEQPEKKLRASFSRPGVQEIHAYREYVDKALHKWLKTGAPQAVEHRTVLGIHHEQQHQELLLTDIKHAFWTNPLRPAYLVLPFENLGDAAAEVEWREYVGGLAEIGHGSDGFCFDNELPRHRVYLEPFALASRLVTCAEYLDFIEDGGYRRPELWLAEGWQAVQGEAWSAPLYWNRDKESKAWSVFTLRGEISLNDIEQTTVCHVSYYEADAYARWAGKRLPTETEWEVAASDGVVSGNLLEDGVLHTTVASGTGRQQMFGDAWEWTASAYLGYPGFHALPGALGEYNGKFMSNQMVLRGGSCVTPRTHIRASYRNFFSPATRWQFSGIRLAR; from the coding sequence ATGAGTTCACTGGCGACCCCGGCCGTGGCAAGCTCTCTGGCTCAACAATTTTGTAATGTGCGGCGACAGACCGAACTGCTCTGTGCGCCGCTTACTGCCGAGGACATGATGGTGCAGTCGTGCGCCGAGGCGAGCCCCGCCAAGTGGCACCTGGCGCATACGACGTGGTTCTTCGAAACGTTTATTTTGCGGGAATTGGATCCCGACTACAGGCCTTTCCATCCTGACTTTCTCTGGCTTTTTAACAGCTACTACAACGCCGTGTCGGAACAGCCAGAGAAGAAACTGCGCGCCTCGTTCTCGCGGCCGGGCGTGCAGGAAATTCACGCGTATCGGGAATACGTAGACAAGGCTCTGCACAAGTGGCTCAAGACCGGCGCGCCGCAAGCGGTGGAGCACCGGACTGTCCTCGGAATACACCACGAACAGCAGCATCAGGAATTGCTGCTGACCGATATTAAGCACGCGTTCTGGACGAATCCACTGCGGCCGGCCTATCTGGTGTTGCCATTTGAGAATCTTGGCGACGCGGCAGCAGAGGTGGAATGGCGGGAATACGTGGGCGGTCTGGCGGAGATTGGCCATGGGAGTGACGGTTTCTGCTTCGACAACGAATTGCCGCGGCATCGGGTCTATCTGGAGCCTTTTGCTCTCGCCTCGCGGCTTGTGACGTGCGCGGAGTACCTGGACTTCATCGAAGATGGTGGCTATCGGCGGCCCGAGTTATGGCTCGCGGAGGGATGGCAGGCGGTGCAGGGCGAGGCATGGAGCGCGCCACTTTACTGGAATCGGGACAAGGAATCGAAAGCGTGGAGCGTCTTTACGCTGAGAGGAGAGATTTCGCTCAACGACATAGAGCAGACGACTGTATGCCACGTGAGCTACTACGAGGCGGATGCTTATGCACGGTGGGCAGGAAAACGGCTTCCCACTGAAACGGAATGGGAGGTTGCTGCATCTGATGGCGTTGTGAGTGGAAATCTGTTGGAAGACGGCGTGCTGCATACGACGGTTGCGTCTGGGACCGGCAGGCAACAGATGTTCGGTGACGCGTGGGAGTGGACGGCGAGCGCTTACCTGGGATATCCGGGGTTTCATGCATTGCCCGGAGCGCTGGGTGAGTACAACGGGAAATTCATGTCAAACCAGATGGTGTTGCGCGGCGGTTCCTGCGTAACGCCGCGCACACATATTCGCGCGAGCTACCGGAACTTCTTTTCTCCGGCGACGCGCTGGCAGTTTTCAGGCATTCGCTTAGCAAGATAG
- a CDS encoding VWA domain-containing protein yields MIKKIDVILTLSRRMGKDLLFAGTSTARVPQVCETGAPNTRGSRVLGWEKDLGSCKHRVPHPDKVRVGFLATLALALLLTPNLQAQNQQDQQNQSFTLKVNSDIVLTNIVVRDKKTGQVVKGLKQSDFTITENGKPQQITSFDFESVDEAAALNEATISGKAGNSILLGKSPVITGDALRDHRLVVLFFDITSMQPEDVERAQDAARNYINKQMQAADVVSVVSLDSSLSLDQDFTQNKQLLLNAVNSYSGDQTQGFAPGSTSTTNQVEDTTAYTADESEYNDINTDRELFAIATIAKSLNYINQKKALLYFSGGISRDGIENQASLHAAINSAVRSNMSIYSVDARGLQAISPLGDASTGSIRGNSAYNGGALQNNLDANFNSQEVMANLSSDTGGKAFFDSNDFAPAFQRMQQDMSAYYVIGFRSSDTRRDGSYRRLTIKINRSDLKLEYRPGYYAPADYKHSTKEDRERQLEDELATDLPATDVSVYLQALYFRIDDIHYSVPISILVPGSQIPFVKGGDRDKATLDVIGEVKDSVGRIIGNARDTVKLAIDQSQQVRQRNIQYSTSFTLPAGKFHLKFVVRENETGRMGSFETDINVPDLRKAPVKLSSVVLASQRIPAGKKTDNPLNNPLIRDGQEVVPNLPHVFRQNQHLYFLYEIYNPAKATTTVTDQAGVPQVRGEDLGSNSTQAQPGVPHSFAKQKGGKGKDTAATPVRVFTSIEFLNNGLKVYETPLVQATQLNVPTRDAIAFQFDVPLADLKPGLYTCQVNVIDDAGGSFTFPRMALLIREGTPATPTTPVTTTGASTSGR; encoded by the coding sequence ATGATCAAGAAAATCGATGTCATCCTGACCCTGAGTCGGCGAATGGGGAAGGATCTGCTTTTCGCTGGCACCAGCACAGCACGGGTGCCCCAGGTCTGCGAAACCGGGGCCCCTAACACGCGCGGTTCTCGCGTGTTGGGGTGGGAAAAAGACCTGGGATCATGCAAGCACCGGGTGCCCCATCCTGACAAAGTCAGGGTGGGGTTTTTAGCGACACTTGCCCTGGCACTACTCCTAACCCCCAACCTCCAAGCCCAAAATCAGCAAGACCAACAAAACCAATCCTTCACCCTGAAAGTAAACAGCGACATAGTCCTAACCAACATAGTCGTCCGAGACAAGAAAACCGGCCAGGTAGTAAAAGGACTCAAGCAAAGCGACTTCACCATCACTGAAAACGGCAAGCCGCAGCAGATCACCAGTTTCGATTTCGAAAGCGTAGACGAAGCCGCCGCGCTCAACGAAGCCACCATCAGCGGCAAAGCCGGCAACTCCATCCTCCTCGGCAAATCGCCCGTCATCACCGGCGACGCCCTCCGCGACCACCGCCTCGTCGTCCTCTTCTTTGACATCACCTCCATGCAGCCCGAAGATGTCGAGCGCGCGCAGGACGCCGCCCGCAATTACATCAACAAACAAATGCAGGCCGCCGACGTCGTCTCCGTCGTCTCGCTCGATAGCTCACTCTCTCTCGATCAGGACTTCACCCAGAACAAGCAGCTCCTCCTCAACGCCGTCAACAGCTACTCCGGCGACCAGACCCAGGGATTCGCCCCCGGTTCCACCAGCACCACCAACCAGGTCGAAGACACCACTGCCTACACCGCCGACGAGAGCGAGTACAACGACATCAACACCGACCGCGAGCTCTTCGCCATCGCCACCATCGCAAAGTCTCTGAACTACATCAACCAGAAAAAAGCGCTGCTCTACTTCTCCGGAGGCATCTCCCGCGACGGCATCGAGAACCAGGCCTCGCTCCACGCCGCCATCAACTCCGCCGTGCGCTCCAACATGTCCATCTATAGCGTCGACGCGCGCGGCCTGCAAGCCATCTCTCCGCTAGGCGACGCATCCACCGGAAGCATCCGCGGCAACAGCGCCTACAACGGCGGCGCGCTCCAGAACAACCTCGATGCCAACTTCAACTCGCAGGAAGTCATGGCCAACCTCTCATCCGACACAGGCGGCAAGGCCTTCTTCGACTCCAACGACTTCGCCCCCGCCTTCCAGCGCATGCAGCAGGACATGTCGGCCTACTACGTCATCGGCTTCCGCTCGTCTGACACGCGCCGCGACGGTTCCTACCGCCGCCTCACCATCAAGATCAACCGCTCCGACCTGAAGCTCGAGTACCGCCCCGGCTACTACGCCCCCGCCGACTACAAGCACTCGACCAAGGAAGACCGCGAGCGCCAGCTTGAAGACGAGCTAGCCACTGACCTCCCGGCAACCGACGTCTCCGTCTACCTGCAAGCGCTCTACTTCCGCATCGACGACATCCACTACTCCGTCCCCATCTCTATCCTCGTCCCCGGCTCGCAGATCCCCTTCGTCAAGGGCGGCGACCGCGACAAGGCCACGCTCGACGTCATCGGCGAAGTCAAAGACTCCGTCGGCCGCATCATCGGCAACGCGCGCGATACCGTAAAGCTCGCCATCGACCAGTCGCAGCAGGTGCGCCAGCGCAACATCCAGTACTCGACCAGCTTCACCCTCCCGGCGGGAAAGTTCCATCTCAAGTTCGTCGTGCGCGAAAACGAAACCGGACGCATGGGCTCCTTCGAGACCGACATCAACGTGCCCGACCTGCGTAAAGCGCCCGTCAAGCTCAGCTCCGTCGTCCTCGCCAGCCAGCGCATCCCCGCCGGCAAGAAGACCGATAACCCGCTCAACAATCCTCTGATTCGTGACGGCCAGGAAGTCGTCCCCAACCTCCCGCACGTCTTCCGCCAGAACCAGCACCTCTATTTCCTCTACGAGATCTACAACCCGGCGAAAGCAACCACCACAGTTACAGATCAGGCCGGGGTGCCCCAGGTCCGCGGAGAGGACCTGGGATCGAACTCAACCCAGGCACAACCTGGGGTGCCCCATTCTTTTGCGAAGCAAAAGGGTGGGAAAGGTAAGGACACGGCAGCAACCCCGGTCCGCGTCTTCACCAGCATTGAGTTTCTAAACAATGGATTAAAGGTCTACGAAACCCCACTCGTCCAGGCCACACAACTCAACGTGCCCACACGCGACGCCATAGCCTTCCAGTTCGACGTCCCACTTGCAGACCTGAAACCCGGCCTCTACACCTGCCAAGTCAACGTAATCGACGACGCCGGAGGCAGCTTCACCTTCCCAAGAATGGCCCTACTCATCCGCGAAGGAACTCCTGCAACACCGACCACGCCGGTGACCACAACAGGAGCATCAACCTCTGGTCGATAG
- a CDS encoding DUF5666 domain-containing protein — MKVAHPRLPLLLLLTSMALAPLFAQQPDAQSSPEHERQGGGQRGGFMGMGSAVHGTVTAITGSQFTVKAEDGTTYNVATGPNTRVMKDRQPIKATEIKVGDVVMTGGEVDDKAHTVGAVFLAVLDAEQVARMKQMQADFGKTWTAGKITAINELTLTIERPDKKAQTITVDENTSFQKHRESITLADIKVGDAVTSRGALKDGNFVATQLSVVDPRRGPGGAGPNAGSAAAASPQQPQ; from the coding sequence ATGAAAGTAGCTCATCCTCGCCTTCCATTGCTTCTGCTTCTCACTTCGATGGCGCTCGCGCCGCTCTTCGCCCAACAGCCAGACGCGCAATCCAGTCCGGAGCACGAACGCCAGGGCGGCGGCCAGCGCGGCGGTTTCATGGGCATGGGCTCCGCCGTACACGGTACTGTCACCGCCATCACCGGCAGCCAGTTCACCGTCAAGGCCGAGGACGGAACTACCTACAATGTCGCGACCGGCCCCAACACTCGTGTCATGAAAGATCGCCAGCCCATCAAGGCCACCGAGATCAAAGTCGGCGATGTCGTCATGACCGGCGGCGAAGTAGACGACAAAGCCCACACCGTCGGCGCTGTATTTCTCGCCGTACTCGACGCGGAACAGGTGGCGCGCATGAAGCAGATGCAGGCCGACTTCGGCAAGACATGGACTGCGGGCAAAATCACGGCGATCAACGAGCTCACCCTCACCATCGAGCGCCCCGACAAGAAAGCCCAAACCATTACCGTCGACGAGAACACTTCATTCCAGAAACACCGCGAGAGCATCACGCTCGCAGATATTAAGGTGGGTGACGCCGTCACATCACGCGGAGCACTCAAGGACGGCAACTTCGTCGCGACCCAGCTTTCCGTCGTCGATCCGCGTCGCGGCCCGGGTGGTGCCGGCCCCAACGCTGGCAGCGCAGCAGCGGCTTCACCGCAGCAGCCGCAGTAG
- a CDS encoding TonB-dependent receptor — protein sequence MLRLLTISLLLAISATSLAQTPPAVTPAPAAPPASSAQTGGTIHGAVKSGATPLPGVSITATNTLTGKKYSTVTDAAGAYSLTIPQNGRYVLKTDFAAFAATTKEALLNATSHDQQADFALTLASRATQQEGSEQTAQLIQNLRQYAGNGALNLSMLSGASDLIQAGSGGGGSSDAQLPTLANNSDFSSESVAVSGQSGTTNPFAGIDFNQMRQNMEDNEFNQSLSQTPGRSSRGGGQDSAFGGPGGFGGGGGRGGFGGRGNFRNFKPNQPHGAFFWNGGNSALNAEPFSIRGAELNQPAYQSNHFGLTFVGAPYIPKILTKDTKDFLFFTLAGNYTSSPFNQYGTVPTAAERAGDLSALTTQSGQPVTIYNPPASSTPGGVTCTANGNVPGQPFVGNRIPASCISPQATQLLNYVPQQNLPGAFQNYQRISTAQTNTTNVGVRFVHNFGSSAGGSPMIGMIRQVMGQGSNTLRQTINFNFNYSHNAADELSIFPDLGGKQQTHQYSLQAGYTIGKNKLTNNLTAGWNRSDTQLLNYFTNTTDVASQLGINVFNGATSPLNFGLPSVTLTQFTGLNEQQPNLHVNQTISITESSSWIHHKNNFKFGGDFRRVHLDMIGQANSTGSFYFTGLFTRQPGSPTNTTPGVSTTGSDLADLLLGFPQQSALQAPYQKAYLRENVYDLFAQDSWQALPNFTVNAGLRYEYFSPYSEKDDRLVNLDVGNDFTTVVPVQPNQVGPFSGKYPSSLINPERNDFSPRIGIAWRAIKDTVIRAGYGINFANGQYAKFVQDFAFQPPFADVQTNESTTGADITLANGFPAPQDTGNYAVNKRYRLPYVQVWNLDIQRTLPLGIVLNVGYNGSKGTRLDVVSAPGRTATESLSGVFYDWEDSIAFSNFNALAVRLRKRMQHGIALGATYTYSHSIDNASSVGGVGGVVAQNWQDILAEESNSSFDVRQQIKGDFVYELPFGPDTHMLTNGSWLSHALANISMSGTFDFATGEPLTPHYQANIDDVARGSAGSLRPDRVPGASLTEGGGTIRNWFNRDAFTQPVSTYGTATRYSIPGPGTVSFNASLSKSVRFGDMRSLEVRATSNNVFNTVQYAGVDTTVGSATYGQVTSAANMRQFTFLARYRF from the coding sequence GTGCTCCGATTGCTGACCATCAGCCTGTTGCTAGCCATCTCGGCGACATCTCTGGCACAGACTCCCCCAGCGGTCACGCCCGCACCAGCAGCGCCTCCCGCGTCGTCCGCGCAAACAGGCGGAACGATTCACGGCGCCGTGAAATCCGGCGCCACGCCTCTGCCCGGCGTGAGCATCACCGCTACCAACACGCTGACGGGTAAGAAATACAGCACTGTCACCGACGCCGCCGGAGCCTACTCGCTCACAATTCCGCAGAACGGCCGCTATGTTTTGAAAACAGACTTCGCCGCCTTCGCCGCCACCACAAAAGAGGCCCTGCTCAACGCCACCTCCCACGATCAGCAGGCGGACTTCGCACTCACTCTCGCATCGCGTGCCACTCAGCAGGAAGGCTCGGAACAGACCGCGCAGCTCATTCAAAACCTCCGCCAATACGCCGGGAACGGAGCGTTGAATCTCAGCATGCTCAGCGGAGCGAGCGATCTCATACAAGCCGGCTCAGGAGGCGGCGGCAGCTCCGACGCGCAACTCCCAACGCTCGCCAATAACTCCGACTTCTCCAGCGAATCGGTCGCCGTAAGTGGACAAAGCGGAACGACAAACCCATTCGCCGGCATCGACTTCAACCAGATGCGCCAGAACATGGAAGACAACGAATTCAATCAGTCGCTGTCGCAGACACCGGGTAGAAGCAGTCGCGGAGGTGGACAAGACAGCGCATTCGGCGGCCCCGGAGGGTTTGGTGGTGGCGGCGGCAGAGGAGGATTCGGCGGACGCGGCAACTTCCGCAACTTCAAACCGAATCAGCCCCACGGAGCCTTCTTCTGGAATGGCGGCAACTCCGCGCTCAACGCCGAGCCGTTTTCCATTCGCGGAGCGGAGCTGAACCAGCCCGCCTATCAGTCAAACCACTTTGGCCTGACCTTCGTCGGCGCGCCCTACATTCCAAAGATTCTCACCAAAGACACGAAAGATTTCCTGTTCTTCACACTCGCCGGCAACTACACTTCGTCGCCCTTCAACCAATACGGAACCGTGCCCACAGCTGCCGAACGTGCCGGTGATCTTTCAGCACTCACCACGCAAAGCGGCCAGCCCGTCACCATCTACAATCCTCCGGCATCCAGCACGCCTGGAGGAGTAACCTGCACCGCCAATGGCAACGTACCGGGACAGCCCTTCGTCGGCAACCGCATCCCCGCGTCCTGCATTTCGCCGCAGGCAACCCAACTACTTAACTACGTCCCGCAACAAAACCTGCCCGGAGCATTCCAGAACTACCAGCGCATATCGACCGCGCAGACCAACACCACAAATGTCGGAGTCCGCTTCGTCCACAACTTCGGCTCCAGCGCGGGCGGCTCGCCGATGATCGGCATGATCCGCCAGGTCATGGGTCAGGGCAGCAACACGTTGCGCCAGACCATCAACTTCAATTTCAACTACAGCCACAACGCGGCTGACGAGCTGAGTATCTTCCCCGATCTCGGCGGCAAGCAGCAGACGCACCAATACTCCCTGCAAGCCGGCTACACCATCGGCAAGAACAAGCTCACCAACAACCTCACAGCAGGCTGGAACCGGAGCGACACGCAGCTGCTCAACTACTTCACCAACACAACCGACGTAGCCAGCCAGCTCGGCATCAACGTCTTCAACGGCGCGACCAGCCCACTCAACTTCGGCCTGCCCAGCGTCACGCTCACCCAGTTCACCGGACTCAACGAGCAGCAGCCGAATCTGCACGTCAACCAGACCATCTCCATCACCGAGTCCAGCTCCTGGATTCACCACAAGAACAACTTCAAATTCGGTGGCGATTTCCGCCGCGTCCACCTCGACATGATCGGCCAGGCCAACTCCACCGGCAGCTTCTACTTCACCGGACTCTTCACCCGCCAGCCCGGTTCACCCACCAACACTACGCCCGGCGTCTCAACCACCGGCTCCGATCTCGCCGACCTGCTCCTCGGCTTCCCACAACAGAGTGCACTGCAGGCGCCGTACCAGAAAGCCTATCTCCGCGAGAACGTCTACGATCTCTTCGCGCAGGACAGCTGGCAGGCTCTTCCGAACTTCACAGTCAATGCCGGACTGCGCTATGAATACTTCTCACCCTACTCAGAAAAAGACGACCGCCTCGTCAACCTCGACGTCGGCAACGATTTCACTACCGTCGTCCCCGTCCAGCCGAATCAGGTAGGCCCCTTCTCAGGTAAATACCCAAGCTCACTCATCAACCCCGAACGCAACGACTTCTCCCCGCGCATCGGCATCGCATGGCGCGCCATAAAAGACACCGTCATCCGCGCCGGATACGGCATCAACTTCGCCAACGGCCAATATGCAAAGTTCGTACAGGACTTCGCCTTCCAGCCGCCCTTCGCCGATGTGCAGACCAACGAATCCACAACCGGCGCCGATATCACGCTGGCCAACGGCTTCCCCGCTCCGCAAGACACCGGAAATTACGCCGTGAACAAGCGCTACCGCCTGCCCTACGTGCAGGTCTGGAACTTGGATATCCAGCGAACCTTACCTCTCGGCATCGTCCTCAACGTCGGCTATAACGGCTCCAAAGGCACGCGCCTCGACGTCGTCAGCGCACCCGGCCGCACCGCAACCGAATCGCTTAGCGGCGTCTTCTACGACTGGGAAGACTCCATCGCCTTCTCCAATTTCAACGCCCTCGCCGTGCGCCTGCGCAAGCGCATGCAGCACGGCATCGCCCTCGGCGCAACTTACACCTATTCGCACTCCATCGATAACGCCAGTTCCGTCGGCGGCGTCGGCGGCGTTGTAGCGCAGAACTGGCAGGACATCCTCGCCGAAGAATCCAACTCCAGCTTCGACGTCCGCCAACAAATCAAAGGCGACTTCGTCTACGAGCTTCCCTTCGGCCCCGACACGCACATGCTCACCAACGGAAGCTGGCTCTCCCACGCGCTCGCCAACATCTCCATGTCCGGCACCTTCGACTTCGCCACCGGCGAACCGCTCACCCCGCATTACCAGGCCAATATCGACGACGTCGCCCGTGGCAGCGCTGGCTCCCTGCGCCCCGACCGGGTCCCCGGAGCATCCCTCACCGAAGGCGGAGGCACCATCCGCAACTGGTTCAACCGTGACGCCTTCACGCAGCCCGTCAGCACCTACGGAACCGCCACGCGCTACTCCATCCCCGGCCCCGGCACCGTCTCCTTCAACGCATCACTATCGAAAAGCGTCCGCTTCGGAGACATGCGCTCGCTGGAAGTCCGCGCCACCTCGAACAACGTCTTCAACACGGTGCAATACGCAGGCGTCGACACCACCGTAGGCTCCGCCACCTACGGACAAGTCACCTCAGCCGCCAACATGCGTCAATTCACTTTCTTAGCCCGCTACCGCTTCTAG
- a CDS encoding VIT1/CCC1 transporter family protein — translation MSHHQDSAHTEAHFGSSEVVRDVVIGMSDGLTVPFALAAGLSGVGASTHVVVIAGLAEIAAGSIAMGLGGYLASRGDSEHYASERRREEMEVVERTRDEEEEIYDIFEEYGVTRAESDPVLQALKRNPKAWVDFMMRFELGLEEPEVHRARQSAATIAISYIVGGLVPLVPYMVLDDNVRALAASVAITLVALAVFGAVKGRFTGAGVWRSGLQTVSIGGLAAAAAYALARLFHSH, via the coding sequence ATGTCGCATCATCAAGATTCTGCTCATACTGAAGCGCATTTCGGATCAAGCGAGGTGGTCCGCGATGTGGTGATTGGCATGTCGGATGGCCTGACCGTTCCGTTTGCGCTGGCGGCTGGTTTGTCGGGTGTTGGGGCCTCGACGCATGTGGTGGTGATTGCAGGCCTGGCGGAGATTGCCGCCGGTTCGATTGCCATGGGTCTGGGCGGGTATCTGGCTTCGCGGGGCGACTCGGAGCATTACGCGAGCGAACGCAGGCGCGAAGAGATGGAAGTGGTCGAACGGACGCGCGATGAGGAAGAAGAGATCTACGACATCTTTGAGGAATATGGCGTCACGCGGGCTGAGAGCGATCCAGTGCTGCAGGCGCTCAAGCGCAATCCAAAGGCATGGGTGGATTTCATGATGCGGTTTGAGCTGGGACTGGAGGAGCCGGAGGTGCATCGGGCGCGACAGAGCGCGGCTACGATTGCGATTTCCTATATCGTTGGCGGGCTGGTGCCGCTCGTGCCGTATATGGTTCTTGATGACAACGTGCGGGCGCTGGCGGCTTCTGTAGCGATTACGCTGGTCGCTCTTGCGGTTTTCGGCGCGGTGAAGGGCAGGTTTACCGGAGCGGGTGTATGGCGCAGTGGCCTGCAGACGGTTTCGATTGGTGGGCTGGCTGCCGCAGCGGCGTATGCGCTGGCTCGGCTGTTTCATTCTCACTGA